One region of Solanum pennellii chromosome 6, SPENNV200 genomic DNA includes:
- the LOC107021981 gene encoding protein MAIN-LIKE 2-like yields the protein MTGYSAYRLDPGPLEPSVLTQQLTHRSRDIWNGSVNMILNTRRCDGKFWDLVKKYPIHPRVLEMIELSGLYGVYRSNRPSIDRSLITSLVERWRPETHTFHFRTGEATITLQDVEVLYGLPVNGDPVLGDESIRTIGDWQNICQRLLGFIPRPQDFNRSSLKVTALNAHMLEQLQLPDLTTQEMIDQMARCYMFWMIAGMMMADTSGNYLKLMYLPMLEDLNVVSSYSWGSATLACLYRFLCKASQSNQNEIADFLPLLQVYLIITSILYKYFF from the coding sequence ATGACTGGTTATAGTGCATATCGATTGGATCCCGGTCCACTTGAACCATCGGTACTAACTCAACAACTTACCCATAGGTCACGGGATATATGGAATGGAAgtgttaatatgattttaaatacgAGGAGGTGTGATGGAAAATTTTGGGACCTCGTAAAGAAATATCCCATTCATCCACGAGTCTTAGAAATGATTGAATTATCAGGACTATATGGTGTTTATAGATCAAATCGACCTTCTATTGATCGTAGCTTGATCACTTCACTAGTAGAGAGATGGCGTCCCGAGACTCATACATTTCACTTTAGAACGGGTGAGGCGACAATCACCTTGCAAGATGTAGAAGTGTTGTATGGCTTACCTGTGAATGGTGATCCAGTACTTGGTGATGAGTCGATAAGGACCATAGGGGATTGGCAAAATATTTGTCAAAGATTGTTAGGTTTTATTCCACGTCCTCAAGACTTCAACCGTAGTAGCCTCAAGGTAACTGCACTTAATGCGCATATGCTCGAGCAACTACAGTTACCTGACTTGACAACACAAGAAATGATCGATCAAATGGCTAGATGTTACATGTTTTGGATGATTGCTGGTATGATGATGGCAGATACATCTGGCAACTATCTAAAGCTTATGTACCTTCCTATGCTCGAGGATCTCAATGTAGTTAGCTCTTATAGTTGGGGTAGTGCGACCTTAGCGTGCTTGTATCGCTTTCTCTGTAAGGCCTCACAGAGTAACCAAAATGAGATAGCTGACTTTCTACCACTGCTTCAGGTATACCTAATAATTACATCAattctttataaatatttcttctag
- the LOC107021982 gene encoding uncharacterized protein LOC107021982 produces MTEDQFIWEPYSDDLIESLPDYCRIERDIWRVRAPIFCWDIVEVHLPDRVMRQFGLKQTIPTPFLFDATHFHHDRRGRRNTNWNLEHAQWLPLWNQRLQYVCDAPVNREPLRYDDPYLIWFRRITRLVIGYPTQRPQQQEGYEPNSTAYETMVRHIHSMVDRAKALGDQPSMEDLYIFRAMVRNEGEKCLTYVHEAAKINVQSDYRRDEVHDDHLHYPVRRRGKGGVAGRRARAVEKGRAPIEMDESVSEDDHTTCDFGSISRGQTQEFTPGASGMTYQPTNTDIVPYTASQILRNSSLSSLENVFGGSRPQHFENAPNFNSSPGLPMSIETPSVVNHLEDSNNEVENANECGEPSAKEKRRIFPKRCGTGTINIFILFF; encoded by the exons ATGACAGAGGATCAG TTTATTTGGGAACCATATTCGGATGACTTAATTGAGAGTCTTCCTGATTATTGTCGAATTGAACGAGACATATGGCGTGTAAGAGCTCCAATTTTTTGTTGGGATATCGTTGAGGTTCACTTGCCTGATCGAGTTATGAGACAATTTGGATTAAAACAAACGATACCAACTCCATTTCTATTTGACGCCACACATTTTCACCATGATCGTAGGGGCAGACGAAATACAAATTGGAACTTGGAGCATGCACAATGGTTGCCTCTTTGGAACCAACGACTTCAATATGTTTGTGATGCTCCGGTCAATCGTGAACCACTTCGATATGACGACCCTTACCTTATTTGGTTTAGACGCATTACTCGTCTTGTTATTGGTTATCCTACTCAGCGTCCTCAACAACAAGAAGGTTATGAGCCCAATTCAACGGCATATGAAACAATG GTGCGTCATATTCATTCCATGGTTGATAGAGCAAAAGCCCTTGGTGATCAACCATCAATGGAGGATTTATACATATTTCGTGCAATGGTCCGAAATGAAGGAGAAAAGTGCTTGACATATGTGCACGAGGCTGCTAAGATTAACGTACAATCCGATTATAGAAGAGATGAGGTACATGATGATCATTTACATTATCCGGTTCGTAGGCGAGGAAAAGGTGGTGTTGCTGGTAGGAGGGCTCGTGCTGTTGAGAAAGGACGAGCGCCTATTGAAATGGATGAATCAGTCTCCGAAGATGATCACACAACTTGTGATTTTGGTTCCATTTCAAGGGGCCAAACTCAAGAATTCACTCCCGGGGCATCAGGTATGACATATCAACCAACAAATACTGATATTGTTCCATACACGGCATCACAAATATTAAGGAATTCTAGTCTTTCATCACTTGAGAATGTATTTGGTGGTTCTCGACCTCAACATTTTGAGAATGCCCCCAACTTTAATTCATCACCTGGGCTGCCAATGTCCATTGAGACCCCTAGTGTTGTTAATCATTTAGAGGACTCCAACAATGAAGTGGAGAATGCAAATGAATGTGGTGAACCATCAGCGAAGGAGAAGCGTAGGATTTTTCCTAAGCGTTGTGGGACTGGTACTATTaacatctttattttatttttttga